One window of Athalia rosae chromosome 2, iyAthRosa1.1, whole genome shotgun sequence genomic DNA carries:
- the LOC105684543 gene encoding collagen alpha-1(XI) chain-like isoform X2: MRVDHLTELWTSLLCARVAILILVISTISKMVVADITLQDMRLGTVDLMDGTGMLQEPAGVSVCAGRCDSNITAYELEKSALLTVNTAILFPDVFPEDFSVLIVAKPKQGIPSSAIFTIYSDSGEEQLVVSLGTDVTVLYGSPEAESNRPISFDLDVADGQWHRIGISIKGDAITLISDCNLLATKELRRNSSTLISTSGIIIIGQQLMDDKVYEGGIELLKIATNPDAAYEICTVFAPNCESQYQSQHGAVISRSILNPGSIAVQGAAISHTAGSSSSSSSYESRFYGSSSFGGFSSGSSQQSSYSTGTSGTGEEYSQSQLERQRADLAAARERGNSVRAEHAAVTGGRSNYSSVDQRITEDYYDGIAEGEYSEITDGDQRVPESEGEVAYSPLQPGRVSGQPPEFTTLPPSNDISSEETTETGKTTTEVNEANYDGSYGQNIKPYETPQYSPSEKVDLYGYYTIPGPPGPRGYPGPVGAPGTPGKKGEPGRDGLAGMQGVPGPPGHVFMIPMNQQGNEKGPDSQAESFRQMLSQHMMSMRGTEGPMGLTGIPGPEGPPGPQGQKGEPGDIGEPGARGERGMPGSSGREGRRGRPGRDGDRGLTGPPGGRGEQGLQGLPGLPGDKGERGFPGATGDQGLPGHEGMQGEDGSPGLPGMPGELGPRGFIGPRGFPGLPGNPGIPGSEGPPGPKGNAGPTGEPGPPGQSGPIGPVGAPGPQGLLGPTGMVGPHGKHGIPGLPGADGPSGHPGNPGSPGSKGEQGPQGPQGPIGFPGIRGVKGDEGKRGATGDRGDKGERGLEGEKGDLGMKGEPGQSGPQGIPGLEGLEGSKGFEGPRGETGPTGPPGEKGKIGIPGFAGYPGNPGEKGDKGQAGRDGPTGDKGERGNTGISGERGETGPRGFRGARGRRGPEGLPGPKGDTGQPGPSGSQGEPGPPGIEGPRGFIGPQGQQGLNGKDGIPGSPGERGSVGESGPPGQPGAPGVVGPPGPFGEAGPAGEPGIPGSPGLPGESGLPGEHGKEGPPGPAGPSGKEGPPGPSGLPGFPGERGMNGLPGMPGLKGEMGPLGPPGATGDKGAQGEAGKDGPPGVEGRQGPRGPPGPVGLKGETGERGLAGPTGRDGMPGLRGLPGPPGPVGVPGEDGDKGDIGPPGEKGFKGSIGESGPAGPPGNQGLRGEPGPTGAAGEKGPPGEIGRRGSKGEEGPVGVPGPAGPLGPQGMPGPPGIKGDMGDHGPTGLVGPAGSPGEQGQRGPKGIEGIQGLPGPEGRQGDKGDSGNPGSPGIPGIVGKQGERGAVGPKGEEGKAGPAGSPGIRGINGPEGPKGHAGPQGFPGPPGEPGLLGPKGEPGRDGDEGRPGDAGAAGEMGSPGKEGEPGPPGKPGQQECKVIQDSQVRKETWDLPELQDYKGVLDPKVNQGRKDYPA; encoded by the exons ATGCGAGTCGACCACCTGACAGAACTATGGACGTCGCTTCTCTGCGCCCGGGTAGCCATCCTCATCCTCGTCATCAGCACCATCTCGAAGATGGTGGTTGCCGACATTACTCTCCAGGACATGC gcTTAGGAACCGTGGATTTGATGGATGGGACCGGGATGCTGCAGGAACCTGCGGGAGTTAGCGTGTGCGCGGGTCGTTGCGATTCAAACATAACAGCGTACGAGCTTGAAAAATCGGCACTTTTAACCGTAAACACCGCAATTCTATTCCCGGATGTTTTCCCCGAAGATTTTTCGGTTCTCATCGTCGCCAAGCCCAAACAAG GGATTCCCTCTTCCGCTATATTCACGATTTACAGCGACTCTGGCGAAGAGCAGCTAGTCGTATCTTTAGGTACCGACGTAACGGTCCTCTACGGAAGTCCCGAAGCTGAGAGTAACCGCCCGATTTCTTTTGACTTGGACGTTGCCGATGGGCAATGGCACCGGATCGGTATCAGCATCAAAGGCGATGCCATCACGCTGATTTCCGACTGTAATCTTCTAGCGACAAAAGAGTTGCGCAGAAATTCTTCAACTCTGATCAGCACGtccggaataataataattggccAACAGTTGATGGACGACAAAGTCTACGAG GGCGGAATCGAGCTCTTGAAGATCGCAACGAACCCGGATGCAGCCTATGAAATTTGTACGGTTTTCGCACCGAATTGCGAATCCCAATATCAGAGTCAACACGGCGCGGTTATTTCACGAAGCATCTTGAACCCCGGGTCTATCGCTGTACAAGGAGCCGCCATCAGCCACACCGCTGGTTCCTCCAGCAGTTCTTCTAGCTACGAATCTAGGTTTTACGGAAGTTCTTCCTTCGGAGGTTTCTCGTCAGGATCCAGTCAGCAGTCGAGTTACTCGACCGGTACCAGTGGCACTGGTGAGGAATATTCCCAAAGTCAACTAGAGCGCCAAAGAGCTGACCTCGCTGCGGCACGTGAAAGAGGAAACTCGGTACGAGCTGAACACGCCGCAGTGACCGGGGGTCGGAGTAATTACAGCAGCGTCGACCAGAGAATCACCGAGGACTATTACGACGGAATAGCGGAGGGGGAATATTCCGAAATCACCGACGGAGATCAACGCGTTCCAGAATCCGAAGGGGAAGTGGCCTACTCGCCGTTACAACCCGGTAGGGTTTCGGGGCAACCTCCGGAATTTACCACCCTACCTCCGTCGAACGACATCTCC AGCGAAGAAACGACCGAAACTGGTAAGACGACTACGGAAGTAAACGAGGCAAACTACGATGGTAGTTACGGGCAAAATATCAAGCCTTACGAAACCCCACAGTATTCACCTAGCGAAAAGGTGGATCTTTATGGCTATTACACTATTCCCGGGCCTCCCGGTCCTCGTGGTTATCCAGGACCGGTGGGAGCACCAGGGACGCCAGGGAAAAAGGGTGAACCAGGGAGAGACGGTCTTGCGGGAATGCAAGGTGTGCCAGGGCCACCGGGACACGTTTTCATGATACCGATGAACCAGCAGGGCAACGAGAAGGGTCCTGATTCGCAGGCAGAGTCCTTCCGGCAGATGCTGTCGCAACATATGATGTCCATGCGTGGTACCGAAGGCCCCATGGGACTGACTGGTATCCCAGGGCCGGAGGGACCGCCTGGTCCTCAAGGGCAGAAGGGCGAGCCTGGGGATATCGGGGAGCCAGGAGCCAGAGGTGAAAGAGGCATGCCTGGGTCCTCGGGAAGAGAAGGTCGACGCGGTCGCCCTGGAAGAGATGGAGACAGAGGTCTGACAGGTCCACCTGGAGGAAGGGGGGAACAAGGCTTGCAAGGTTTACCTGGACTTCCGGGTGACAAAGGAGAGCGCGGCTTTCCTGGTGCTACGGGGGATCAAGGACTTCCGGGACACGAGGGAATGCAGGGGGAAGACGGTTCTCCAGGGCTGCCGGGTATGCCAGGTGAATTG GGACCCAGAGGATTCATCGGCCCAAGGGGTTTTCCTGGGCTACCTGGAAATCCAGGGATCCCTGGAAGCGAAGGACCCCCAGGACCTAAGGGCAATGCCGGCCCCACAGGCGAGCCTGGACCACCAGGGCAATCTGGACCCATAGGACCAGTGGGAGCGCCAGGACCACAGGGCTTACTAGGTCCGACTGGAATGGTT GGTCCACATGGAAAACACGGGATTCCAGGACTCCCAGGAGCTGATGGACCTTCTGGTCACCCTGGAAATCCTGGAAGTCCAGGATCGAAAGGAGAGCAAGGACCTCAAGGGCCTCAAGGTCCGATAGGATTTCCAGGTATTCGAGGGGTAAAGGGAGATGAGGGTAAAAGAGGAGCAACCGGAGATCGCGGAGACAAAGGCGAAAGGGGTCTAGAAGGCGAGAAGGGAGATTTGGGCATGAAAGGTGAACCGGGACAATCCGGACCGCAGGGTATCCCTGGACTCGAAGGGTTGGAAGGATCCAAAGGATTCGAAGGGCCGAGAGGTGAGACGGGACCGACGGGTCCACCTggtgagaaaggaaaaattggaataccAGGGTTCGCTGGGTATCCCGGTAATCCAGGAGAAAAGGGAGACAAGGGGCAAGCAGGTAGAGATGGTCCAACTGGCGATAAGGGAGAAAGG GGCAACACTGGAATCTCAGGCGAACGAGGCGAAACGGGTCCTAGA GGATTCCGCGGAGCTCGTGGACGACGAGGGCCAGAAGGACTACCTGGCCCAAAAGGAGACACCGGGCAACCCGGACCATCGGGATCTCAAGGCGAGCCTGGTCCCCCAGGAATAGAGGGACCTCGTGGGTTTATCGGACCTCAAGGACAGCAGGGACTTAATGGAAAGGACGGTATCCCCGGATCTCCCGGAGAGCGTGGATCTGTTGGAGAATCTGGTCCACCTGGGCAACCTGGCGCACCAGGTGTCGTTGGACCACCGGGTCCATTTGGAGAAGCGGGTCCAGCAGGAGAACCTGGAATACCTGGAAGTCCGGGTCTACCTGGAGAGTCCGGATTGCCTGGAGAACATGGCAAAGAAGGTCCCCCTGGTCCGGCTGGTCCTTCGGGAAAGGAAGGCCCTCCGGGTCCGAGTGGGTTGCCTGGTTTTCCCGGAGAGAGAGGAATGAATGGCTTGCCT GGTATGCCagggctgaaaggtgaaatggGTCCGCTCGGACCACCTGGTGCAACTGGTGACAAAGGTGCTCAAGGTGAGGCTGGTAAAGACGGACCACCCGGTGTGGAAGGAAGGCAAGGTCCAAGAGGTCCACCTGGTCCAGTTGGTTTGAAGGGTGAAACG GGAGAACGTGGCCTAGCTGGACCGACAGGTCGAGATGGTATGCCTGGATTACGTGGTCTACCTGGTCCACCTGGCCCGGTTGGAGTCCCAGGCGAAGACGGAGACAAAGGAGATATCGGTCCCCCTGGTGAAAAAGGATTCAAAGGGTCAATAGGAGAAAGC GGACCAGCAGGTCCACCTGGAAACCAAGGACTGAGAGGAGAACCCGGGCCCACAGGTGCCGCAGGCGAAAAGGGCCCACCAGGTGAAATCGGACGGCGAGGAAGTAAAGGAGAAGAAGGGCCAGTGGGCGTCCCAGGCCCAGCGGGTCCTTTGGGGCCTCAAGGAATGCCAGGCCCCCCAGGGATAAAGGGAGACATGGGAGACCACGGACCGACTGGTCTAGTCGGACCAGCAGGAAGTCCAGGTGAGCAAGGCCAAAGAGGTCCAAAAGGAATCGAAGGAATTCAAGGCCTTCCCGGGCCAGAGGGCCGCCAAGGTGATAAAGGTGATTCTGGAAATCCTGGATCCCCCGGAATTCCTGGAATTGTTGGAAAACAG GGAGAACGCGGTGCAGTCGGTCCTAAAGGTGAAGAGGGTAAAGCCGGTCCAGCTGGTAGTCCTGGCATTCGTGGGATTAATGGACCTGAGGGTCCCAAAGGCCATGCAGGCCCGCAAGGTTTTCCAGGTCCACCGGGTGAGCCCGGTCTATTGGGTCCAAAAGGTGAGCCTGGTAGAGACGGTGACGAAGGTAGACCTGGGGATGCTGGTGCAGCCGGTGAAATGGGATCACCAGGAAAAGAGGGAGAGCCAGGTCCTCCCGGCAAACCG GGCCAGCAGGAATGCAAGGTAATACAGGACTCCCAGGTGAGAAAGGAGACTTGGGACCTCCCGGAGCTCCAGGATTACAAGGGCGTATTGGACCCCAAGGTGAACCAGGGCCGCAAGGACTACCCGGCGTGA
- the LOC105684543 gene encoding collagen alpha-1(XI) chain-like isoform X3: MRVDHLTELWTSLLCARVAILILVISTISKMVVADITLQDMRLGTVDLMDGTGMLQEPAGVSVCAGRCDSNITAYELEKSALLTVNTAILFPDVFPEDFSVLIVAKPKQGIPSSAIFTIYSDSGEEQLVVSLGTDVTVLYGSPEAESNRPISFDLDVADGQWHRIGISIKGDAITLISDCNLLATKELRRNSSTLISTSGIIIIGQQLMDDKVYEGGIELLKIATNPDAAYEICTVFAPNCESQYQSQHGAVISRSILNPGSIAVQGAAISHTAGSSSSSSSYESRFYGSSSFGGFSSGSSQQSSYSTGTSGTGEEYSQSQLERQRADLAAARERGNSVRAEHAAVTGGRSNYSSVDQRITEDYYDGIAEGEYSEITDGDQRVPESEGEVAYSPLQPGRVSGQPPEFTTLPPSNDISSEETTETGKTTTEVNEANYDGSYGQNIKPYETPQYSPSEKVDLYGYYTIPGPPGPRGYPGPVGAPGTPGKKGEPGRDGLAGMQGVPGPPGHVFMIPMNQQGNEKGPDSQAESFRQMLSQHMMSMRGTEGPMGLTGIPGPEGPPGPQGQKGEPGDIGEPGARGERGMPGSSGREGRRGRPGRDGDRGLTGPPGGRGEQGLQGLPGLPGDKGERGFPGATGDQGLPGHEGMQGEDGSPGLPGMPGELGPRGFIGPRGFPGLPGNPGIPGSEGPPGPKGNAGPTGEPGPPGQSGPIGPVGAPGPQGLLGPTGMVGPHGKHGIPGLPGADGPSGHPGNPGSPGSKGEQGPQGPQGPIGFPGIRGVKGDEGKRGATGDRGDKGERGLEGEKGDLGMKGEPGQSGPQGIPGLEGLEGSKGFEGPRGETGPTGPPGEKGKIGIPGFAGYPGNPGEKGDKGQAGRDGPTGDKGERGNTGISGERGETGPRGFRGARGRRGPEGLPGPKGDTGQPGPSGSQGEPGPPGIEGPRGFIGPQGQQGLNGKDGIPGSPGERGSVGESGPPGQPGAPGVVGPPGPFGEAGPAGEPGIPGSPGLPGESGLPGEHGKEGPPGPAGPSGKEGPPGPSGLPGFPGERGMNGLPGMPGLKGEMGPLGPPGATGDKGAQGEAGKDGPPGVEGRQGPRGPPGPVGLKGETGERGLAGPTGRDGMPGLRGLPGPPGPVGVPGEDGDKGDIGPPGEKGFKGSIGESGPAGPPGNQGLRGEPGPTGAAGEKGPPGEIGRRGSKGEEGPVGVPGPAGPLGPQGMPGPPGIKGDMGDHGPTGLVGPAGSPGEQGQRGPKGIEGIQGLPGPEGRQGDKGDSGNPGSPGIPGIVGKQGERGAVGPKGEEGKAGPAGSPGIRGINGPEGPKGHAGPQGFPGPPGEPGLLGPKGEPGRDGDEGRPGDAGAAGEMGSPGKEGEPGPPGKPECKVIQDSQVRKETWDLPELQDYKGVLDPKVNQGRKDYPA; this comes from the exons ATGCGAGTCGACCACCTGACAGAACTATGGACGTCGCTTCTCTGCGCCCGGGTAGCCATCCTCATCCTCGTCATCAGCACCATCTCGAAGATGGTGGTTGCCGACATTACTCTCCAGGACATGC gcTTAGGAACCGTGGATTTGATGGATGGGACCGGGATGCTGCAGGAACCTGCGGGAGTTAGCGTGTGCGCGGGTCGTTGCGATTCAAACATAACAGCGTACGAGCTTGAAAAATCGGCACTTTTAACCGTAAACACCGCAATTCTATTCCCGGATGTTTTCCCCGAAGATTTTTCGGTTCTCATCGTCGCCAAGCCCAAACAAG GGATTCCCTCTTCCGCTATATTCACGATTTACAGCGACTCTGGCGAAGAGCAGCTAGTCGTATCTTTAGGTACCGACGTAACGGTCCTCTACGGAAGTCCCGAAGCTGAGAGTAACCGCCCGATTTCTTTTGACTTGGACGTTGCCGATGGGCAATGGCACCGGATCGGTATCAGCATCAAAGGCGATGCCATCACGCTGATTTCCGACTGTAATCTTCTAGCGACAAAAGAGTTGCGCAGAAATTCTTCAACTCTGATCAGCACGtccggaataataataattggccAACAGTTGATGGACGACAAAGTCTACGAG GGCGGAATCGAGCTCTTGAAGATCGCAACGAACCCGGATGCAGCCTATGAAATTTGTACGGTTTTCGCACCGAATTGCGAATCCCAATATCAGAGTCAACACGGCGCGGTTATTTCACGAAGCATCTTGAACCCCGGGTCTATCGCTGTACAAGGAGCCGCCATCAGCCACACCGCTGGTTCCTCCAGCAGTTCTTCTAGCTACGAATCTAGGTTTTACGGAAGTTCTTCCTTCGGAGGTTTCTCGTCAGGATCCAGTCAGCAGTCGAGTTACTCGACCGGTACCAGTGGCACTGGTGAGGAATATTCCCAAAGTCAACTAGAGCGCCAAAGAGCTGACCTCGCTGCGGCACGTGAAAGAGGAAACTCGGTACGAGCTGAACACGCCGCAGTGACCGGGGGTCGGAGTAATTACAGCAGCGTCGACCAGAGAATCACCGAGGACTATTACGACGGAATAGCGGAGGGGGAATATTCCGAAATCACCGACGGAGATCAACGCGTTCCAGAATCCGAAGGGGAAGTGGCCTACTCGCCGTTACAACCCGGTAGGGTTTCGGGGCAACCTCCGGAATTTACCACCCTACCTCCGTCGAACGACATCTCC AGCGAAGAAACGACCGAAACTGGTAAGACGACTACGGAAGTAAACGAGGCAAACTACGATGGTAGTTACGGGCAAAATATCAAGCCTTACGAAACCCCACAGTATTCACCTAGCGAAAAGGTGGATCTTTATGGCTATTACACTATTCCCGGGCCTCCCGGTCCTCGTGGTTATCCAGGACCGGTGGGAGCACCAGGGACGCCAGGGAAAAAGGGTGAACCAGGGAGAGACGGTCTTGCGGGAATGCAAGGTGTGCCAGGGCCACCGGGACACGTTTTCATGATACCGATGAACCAGCAGGGCAACGAGAAGGGTCCTGATTCGCAGGCAGAGTCCTTCCGGCAGATGCTGTCGCAACATATGATGTCCATGCGTGGTACCGAAGGCCCCATGGGACTGACTGGTATCCCAGGGCCGGAGGGACCGCCTGGTCCTCAAGGGCAGAAGGGCGAGCCTGGGGATATCGGGGAGCCAGGAGCCAGAGGTGAAAGAGGCATGCCTGGGTCCTCGGGAAGAGAAGGTCGACGCGGTCGCCCTGGAAGAGATGGAGACAGAGGTCTGACAGGTCCACCTGGAGGAAGGGGGGAACAAGGCTTGCAAGGTTTACCTGGACTTCCGGGTGACAAAGGAGAGCGCGGCTTTCCTGGTGCTACGGGGGATCAAGGACTTCCGGGACACGAGGGAATGCAGGGGGAAGACGGTTCTCCAGGGCTGCCGGGTATGCCAGGTGAATTG GGACCCAGAGGATTCATCGGCCCAAGGGGTTTTCCTGGGCTACCTGGAAATCCAGGGATCCCTGGAAGCGAAGGACCCCCAGGACCTAAGGGCAATGCCGGCCCCACAGGCGAGCCTGGACCACCAGGGCAATCTGGACCCATAGGACCAGTGGGAGCGCCAGGACCACAGGGCTTACTAGGTCCGACTGGAATGGTT GGTCCACATGGAAAACACGGGATTCCAGGACTCCCAGGAGCTGATGGACCTTCTGGTCACCCTGGAAATCCTGGAAGTCCAGGATCGAAAGGAGAGCAAGGACCTCAAGGGCCTCAAGGTCCGATAGGATTTCCAGGTATTCGAGGGGTAAAGGGAGATGAGGGTAAAAGAGGAGCAACCGGAGATCGCGGAGACAAAGGCGAAAGGGGTCTAGAAGGCGAGAAGGGAGATTTGGGCATGAAAGGTGAACCGGGACAATCCGGACCGCAGGGTATCCCTGGACTCGAAGGGTTGGAAGGATCCAAAGGATTCGAAGGGCCGAGAGGTGAGACGGGACCGACGGGTCCACCTggtgagaaaggaaaaattggaataccAGGGTTCGCTGGGTATCCCGGTAATCCAGGAGAAAAGGGAGACAAGGGGCAAGCAGGTAGAGATGGTCCAACTGGCGATAAGGGAGAAAGG GGCAACACTGGAATCTCAGGCGAACGAGGCGAAACGGGTCCTAGA GGATTCCGCGGAGCTCGTGGACGACGAGGGCCAGAAGGACTACCTGGCCCAAAAGGAGACACCGGGCAACCCGGACCATCGGGATCTCAAGGCGAGCCTGGTCCCCCAGGAATAGAGGGACCTCGTGGGTTTATCGGACCTCAAGGACAGCAGGGACTTAATGGAAAGGACGGTATCCCCGGATCTCCCGGAGAGCGTGGATCTGTTGGAGAATCTGGTCCACCTGGGCAACCTGGCGCACCAGGTGTCGTTGGACCACCGGGTCCATTTGGAGAAGCGGGTCCAGCAGGAGAACCTGGAATACCTGGAAGTCCGGGTCTACCTGGAGAGTCCGGATTGCCTGGAGAACATGGCAAAGAAGGTCCCCCTGGTCCGGCTGGTCCTTCGGGAAAGGAAGGCCCTCCGGGTCCGAGTGGGTTGCCTGGTTTTCCCGGAGAGAGAGGAATGAATGGCTTGCCT GGTATGCCagggctgaaaggtgaaatggGTCCGCTCGGACCACCTGGTGCAACTGGTGACAAAGGTGCTCAAGGTGAGGCTGGTAAAGACGGACCACCCGGTGTGGAAGGAAGGCAAGGTCCAAGAGGTCCACCTGGTCCAGTTGGTTTGAAGGGTGAAACG GGAGAACGTGGCCTAGCTGGACCGACAGGTCGAGATGGTATGCCTGGATTACGTGGTCTACCTGGTCCACCTGGCCCGGTTGGAGTCCCAGGCGAAGACGGAGACAAAGGAGATATCGGTCCCCCTGGTGAAAAAGGATTCAAAGGGTCAATAGGAGAAAGC GGACCAGCAGGTCCACCTGGAAACCAAGGACTGAGAGGAGAACCCGGGCCCACAGGTGCCGCAGGCGAAAAGGGCCCACCAGGTGAAATCGGACGGCGAGGAAGTAAAGGAGAAGAAGGGCCAGTGGGCGTCCCAGGCCCAGCGGGTCCTTTGGGGCCTCAAGGAATGCCAGGCCCCCCAGGGATAAAGGGAGACATGGGAGACCACGGACCGACTGGTCTAGTCGGACCAGCAGGAAGTCCAGGTGAGCAAGGCCAAAGAGGTCCAAAAGGAATCGAAGGAATTCAAGGCCTTCCCGGGCCAGAGGGCCGCCAAGGTGATAAAGGTGATTCTGGAAATCCTGGATCCCCCGGAATTCCTGGAATTGTTGGAAAACAG GGAGAACGCGGTGCAGTCGGTCCTAAAGGTGAAGAGGGTAAAGCCGGTCCAGCTGGTAGTCCTGGCATTCGTGGGATTAATGGACCTGAGGGTCCCAAAGGCCATGCAGGCCCGCAAGGTTTTCCAGGTCCACCGGGTGAGCCCGGTCTATTGGGTCCAAAAGGTGAGCCTGGTAGAGACGGTGACGAAGGTAGACCTGGGGATGCTGGTGCAGCCGGTGAAATGGGATCACCAGGAAAAGAGGGAGAGCCAGGTCCTCCCGGCAAACCG GAATGCAAGGTAATACAGGACTCCCAGGTGAGAAAGGAGACTTGGGACCTCCCGGAGCTCCAGGATTACAAGGGCGTATTGGACCCCAAGGTGAACCAGGGCCGCAAGGACTACCCGGCGTGA